The following proteins are co-located in the Argopecten irradians isolate NY chromosome 9, Ai_NY, whole genome shotgun sequence genome:
- the LOC138331854 gene encoding solute carrier family 13 member 2-like — MGYTCSEFLHDLLAIRKVLIVLLTPILLLPVPLSVETKEAQCAYVVIIMAIYWVSEALPIAVTALLPIILFPLVGMMSAKDVSSKYVTDTTMLFLGGLVIASAIEHWNIHKRIALRILLIVGSEPHWLMLGMMLPTWFLSMWISNTATTAMMIPIANAVLVQLRDVKEMEETTDQPELNGVDNKALELESVTVTEKHNGSVNNDTARQELKTSTSEDGSSSMDDDKSGAEHLRMSKALSLAIAYSANVGGIGSLTGTGPNLVMKGQSDIVFQKYGAESPITFASWMQFGLPLSAICLVILWIWLQIYFLRCKSCFSCCHKQDKNTSRQVTEVLRKEYDALGPITFAQGAVLGHFLLLVILWISRDLGGVGGWGDLFPPKTVTDSTPSILISASLFLFPSEVPRLFRCGKDAHSISESKASTKEVKPLMSWKVVEKSIPWGIILLIGGGFALADGSQQSGLSSWLGDKLTVFSSFDPWVMNLILCYIVAAATEVTSNTAICTLMMPIMAELAIKLGVNPLYYMFPTAIATSFAFMLPVATPPNAVVFSYGYVKVIDMVTAGFLMNIVAVLVLIGATESWGESIFHFHTEPDFFKNSTLLLQNNTIMNSTTSCICPNVTLPFNSTV; from the exons ATGGGATATACTTGCAGTGAGTTCTTACACGACCTGTTGGCGATACGAAAGGTTTTGATTGTTCTTTTGACGCCTATACTGTTGTTACCTGTCCCGTTAAGTGTAGAAACAAAg GAGGCACAATGTGCGTATGTGGTGATAATAATGGCGATATATTGGGTGTCGGAGGCCTTGCCCATTGCTGTCACAGCCTTGCTGCCTATCATCTTATTCCCATTGGTCGGAATGATGTCCGCAAAAGACGTTTCATCGAAATACGTTACT GACACCACCATGCTGTTCCTCGGTGGGCTGGTTATCGCCTCCGCTATAGAGCACTGGAACATCCACAAAAGGATAGCTCTGAGGATCCTTCTCATTGTTGGCTCGGAACCTCATTG GTTGATGCTTGGTATGATGCTACCTACGTGGTTCCTCTCCATGTGGATAAGCAACACGGCCACCACAGCCATGATGATCCCCATAGCTAACGCAGTGTTGGTCCAGCTACGAGATGTTAAGGAAATGGAGGAAACGACGGACCAACCCGAATTAAATG GTGTCGATAACAAGGCTCTCGAGTTGGAAAGTGTTACCGTCACCGAAAAACATAACGGATCTGTTAATAATGATACAGCTCGACAGGAACTTAAAAC ttCCACATCTGAGGATGGATCTAGTTCTATGGATGACGACAAGTCCGGAGCTGAGCACTTAAGGATGAGTAAGGCACTATCACTGGCTATCGCCTACTCGGCCAATGTTGGAGGTATAGGCAGTCTGACGGGAACTGGACCTAACCTCGTCATGAAGGGACAGAGCGACAT TGTGTTTCAGAAGTATGGTGCTGAGTCTCCAATTACCTTTGCTTCCTGGATGCAGTTTGGACTTCCTCTTTCTGCCATCTGTCTTGTCATACTTTGGATATGGCTACAAATTTACTTTCTACGTTGTAA ATCCTGTTTTAGCTGTTGCCACAAACAGGATAAAAACACGTCTAGGCAGGTGACTGAGGTACTTAGGAAAGAATATGATGCCCTAGGCCCAATTAC GTTTGCCCAGGGAGCTGTGCTAGGTCATTTCTTGTTGCTAGTTATTTTGTGGATATCACGTGACCTGGGCGGAGTTGGTGGATGGGGAGACTTGTTCCCGCCAAA AACTGTCACAGATTCTACTCCGTCCATTTTGATATCTGCAAGTCTTTTCCTGTTTCCGTCCGAAGTACCTAGACTTTTCCGGTGTGGAAAGGACGCTCACTCCATTAGTGAGAGCAAAG CCAGTACTAAGGAAGTAAAGCCTTTAATGTCATGGAAAGTAGTGGAAAAATCAATTCCATGGGGCATCATCTTACTGATCGGTGGTGGATTCGCTTTGGCTGACGGAAGTCAG caATCCGGATTGTCCTCCTGGCTTGGAGATAAACTGACGGTGTTCAGTAGCTTTGATCCCTGGGTAATGAACTTGATACTTTGCTACATAGTAGCGGCTGCTACAGAGGTCACCAGCAATACGGCTATCTGTACACTGATGATGCCTATCATGGCCGAACTG gCAATAAAGTTGGGAGTGAAtccattatattacatgttccCTACCGCCATCGCCACGTCGTTCGCGTTCATGTTACCGGTGGCCACGCCCCCTAACGCTGTCGTATTCTCCTATGGttacgtcaaggtcattgacATG GTCACGGCGGGTTTCCTCATGAACATAGTTGCAGTATTGGTGCTAATTGGAGCAACAGAATCTTGGGGAGAAAGCATTTTTCATTTCCACACGGAGCCTGACTTTTTCAAAAATTCTACCTTACTATTGCAGAACAACACAATAATGAACTCAACCACTTCGTGTATTTGTCCTAATGTGACACTTCCCTTTAACAGTACTGTATGA